A genomic window from Motilibacter aurantiacus includes:
- a CDS encoding DUF4118 domain-containing protein, whose amino-acid sequence MSGVTRGRLRIYLGAAPGVGKTYAMLGEARRRAERGTSVVVGFVEDHGRPQTAAMVDGLDVVPRRRVPYRGGEFEEMDVDAVLARRPQVAVVDELAHTNIPGSRNDKRWQDVELLLDAGIDVLSTLNVQHLESLNDVVEKITGVAQRETVPDEVARRAEQVQLVDSTPEALRRRMAHGNIYPAERVDAALSNYFRPSNLTALRELALLWLAEKVDEGLQKLRADLGVSETWETRERVVVALSGGPEGETLLRRAARIADRSSGADLRAVYVARSDGLTGASPAALAKQRRLVEDLGGTYSVVVGDDVPRALLQFARGENATQLVLGVSRHSRLAHLLRGPGTTAAVTRMSGDIDVHIVTHEHAAGSWRLPMPTTGVDVRRRWWGLLLSVLLPGLLTPALLVTDDALNLTSDVLLYLLAVVTVALVGGAIPAAVAAVLSTVLLNWFFTPPVRTFTIAERNNLLALVVFLAVGAMVSTIVDLAARRRSQAARATAEATTLSAVAGSVLRGETALAALLDRLRETFGMTSVSLLERRDDTGRWAVAGSSGPLACRAPGEADVEVPVGERLTLALRGRPLPSEDRRVLGAFAAQAAAALEHQRLAQAAAAGEGMARADRVRSALLRAVSHDLRTPLASAKAAVASLRSHEVEWSPEDEAELLETADESLDRLTRLVENLLDLSRLEAGALSVFLRDVPLDEVIPLALDTLGPAGLDVTSDVPETLPAVRADPALLERVVANLVSNALRYSPPGKPPHLAASTLGDSVELRVVDRGPGIPEQDRERAFVPFQRLGDTDNATGVGLGLALSRGLAEAMGGTLVPDDTPGGGLTMTLTLPAASPSGRREGTRE is encoded by the coding sequence ATGAGTGGCGTGACCCGCGGCCGGCTGCGCATCTACCTGGGTGCCGCACCCGGCGTCGGCAAGACGTACGCCATGCTCGGCGAGGCGCGCCGACGGGCCGAGCGCGGGACCTCCGTCGTGGTGGGGTTCGTGGAGGACCACGGCCGGCCCCAGACCGCGGCGATGGTCGACGGCCTCGACGTCGTGCCACGCCGCCGGGTGCCCTACCGCGGCGGTGAGTTCGAGGAGATGGACGTCGACGCCGTCCTCGCCCGACGGCCACAGGTCGCCGTGGTGGACGAGCTCGCGCACACCAACATCCCGGGATCGCGCAACGACAAGCGCTGGCAGGACGTCGAGCTGCTGCTGGATGCAGGAATCGACGTGCTGTCGACGCTGAACGTCCAGCACCTGGAGTCGCTCAACGACGTCGTCGAGAAGATCACCGGCGTCGCGCAGCGGGAGACCGTCCCCGACGAGGTGGCCCGCCGCGCCGAGCAGGTGCAGCTCGTCGACTCGACCCCGGAGGCGCTGCGGCGCCGGATGGCGCACGGCAACATCTACCCGGCCGAGCGCGTCGACGCGGCCCTCTCGAACTACTTCAGGCCGAGCAACCTGACCGCTCTCCGCGAGCTGGCCCTGCTCTGGCTCGCCGAGAAGGTCGACGAGGGGCTGCAGAAGCTCCGGGCGGACCTCGGCGTCTCGGAGACGTGGGAGACGCGCGAGCGCGTGGTCGTGGCGCTCAGCGGCGGCCCGGAGGGGGAGACGTTGCTGCGGCGGGCCGCCCGCATCGCGGACCGGTCGAGCGGCGCGGACCTGCGGGCGGTCTACGTGGCCCGGTCCGACGGGCTCACCGGGGCCTCGCCGGCGGCCCTCGCCAAGCAGCGGCGGCTCGTCGAGGACCTGGGCGGGACGTACTCGGTGGTCGTCGGCGACGACGTGCCGCGCGCGCTGCTGCAGTTCGCGCGCGGCGAGAACGCGACCCAGCTCGTCCTCGGCGTCAGCCGGCACTCGCGGCTGGCCCATCTCTTGCGCGGGCCCGGCACGACGGCGGCCGTCACGAGGATGTCCGGCGACATCGACGTCCACATCGTGACGCACGAGCACGCCGCCGGCAGCTGGCGGCTGCCGATGCCCACGACGGGCGTCGACGTACGCCGACGGTGGTGGGGCCTGCTGCTGTCGGTGCTGCTGCCGGGCCTGCTGACCCCCGCTCTGCTCGTCACGGACGACGCGTTGAACCTCACCAGCGACGTTCTGCTCTACCTCCTGGCCGTGGTCACGGTGGCGCTGGTGGGCGGCGCGATCCCGGCCGCCGTCGCGGCCGTGCTGTCCACGGTGCTGCTCAACTGGTTCTTCACCCCGCCCGTCCGGACCTTCACCATCGCCGAGCGCAACAACCTGCTCGCCCTGGTCGTGTTCCTGGCGGTGGGGGCGATGGTGAGCACGATCGTGGACCTGGCCGCGCGCCGCCGCAGCCAGGCGGCCCGGGCGACCGCGGAGGCGACGACGCTGTCGGCGGTCGCCGGGAGCGTGCTCCGCGGGGAGACCGCCCTGGCCGCGCTCCTGGACCGCCTGCGCGAGACCTTCGGCATGACCTCGGTCAGCCTGCTCGAGCGCCGGGACGACACGGGGCGGTGGGCCGTGGCCGGCTCCAGCGGCCCGCTGGCCTGCCGCGCCCCCGGCGAGGCCGACGTGGAGGTGCCCGTGGGGGAGCGGCTCACCCTGGCCCTGCGCGGCCGGCCGCTGCCGAGCGAGGACCGGCGGGTGCTGGGCGCGTTCGCGGCCCAGGCGGCGGCTGCGCTCGAGCACCAGCGGCTGGCGCAGGCCGCTGCCGCAGGAGAGGGCATGGCCCGCGCGGACCGGGTGCGCTCGGCGCTGCTGCGCGCGGTGAGCCACGACCTGCGCACGCCGCTCGCCTCGGCGAAGGCGGCGGTCGCGAGCCTGCGCTCGCACGAGGTCGAGTGGAGCCCGGAGGACGAGGCCGAGCTCCTCGAGACCGCGGACGAGTCGCTCGACCGGCTCACCCGGCTCGTGGAGAACCTGCTCGACCTCAGCCGGCTCGAGGCCGGCGCGCTGAGCGTGTTCCTCCGCGACGTGCCGCTCGACGAGGTGATCCCGCTCGCGCTCGACACGCTCGGGCCGGCCGGGCTGGACGTCACCAGCGACGTACCGGAGACGCTGCCCGCCGTCCGGGCCGACCCCGCCCTGCTCGAGCGAGTCGTCGCCAACCTCGTCTCGAACGCGCTGCGCTACTCCCCGCCCGGCAAGCCGCCGCACCTGGCCGCCAGCACGCTCGGTGACTCGGTGGAGCTGCGCGTCGTCGACCGCGGCCCCGGCATCCCGGAGCAGGACCGCGAGCGCGCATTCGTGCCGTTCCAGCGCCTCGGCGACACCGACAACGCGACCGGGGTCGGGCTGGGGCTCGCCCTGTCGCGCGGGCTCGCCGAGGCCATGGGTGGCACCCTCGTCCCCGACGACACCCCCGGGGGCGGACTGACGATGACGCTGACCCTGCCCGCGGCCAGCCCCTCCGGACGCCGCGAAGGAACCCGCGAATGA
- the kdpC gene encoding potassium-transporting ATPase subunit KdpC, with translation MSTSTIDRPSPLPENAALPSSRPPLTRQIVAAVRALLVMTVVLGVAYPLAVTGVAQVALGDRADGSLVEADGRVVGSRLLGQAFSDADGNALPEWFQPRPSAAGDGYDPRASSASNLGPESRDLLALVEERRAAAATADGVDPAQVPPDALTASGSGLDPHISPEYARQQVARVARERGLDLEQVRRLVEQHVQGREAGFLGEPRVNVLELNIALAELGS, from the coding sequence ATGAGCACCTCCACGATCGACCGCCCTTCCCCCTTGCCCGAGAACGCTGCCCTGCCCTCGAGCCGCCCCCCGCTGACCCGGCAGATCGTGGCCGCGGTCCGCGCCCTCCTCGTCATGACCGTCGTGCTCGGCGTGGCGTACCCGCTCGCCGTGACCGGGGTGGCCCAGGTGGCGCTCGGCGACAGGGCCGACGGCTCCCTCGTCGAGGCCGACGGCCGTGTCGTCGGCTCCCGCCTGCTGGGCCAGGCGTTCTCGGACGCCGACGGAAACGCCCTGCCCGAGTGGTTCCAGCCGCGCCCCTCCGCCGCCGGCGACGGGTACGACCCGAGGGCCAGCTCGGCGTCGAACCTCGGGCCGGAGAGCCGGGACCTGCTCGCCCTCGTGGAGGAGCGGCGGGCGGCGGCCGCGACGGCGGACGGGGTCGACCCGGCCCAGGTGCCGCCGGACGCGCTCACGGCGAGCGGGTCCGGCCTGGACCCGCACATCTCCCCGGAGTACGCCCGCCAGCAGGTGGCGCGGGTGGCCCGCGAGCGCGGCCTCGACCTCGAGCAGGTGCGCCGGCTCGTCGAGCAGCACGTGCAGGGGCGCGAGGCCGGCTTCCTCGGGGAGCCGCGCGTCAACGTGCTCGAGCTGAACATCGCGCTCGCGGAGCTGGGCTCCTGA
- the kdpB gene encoding potassium-transporting ATPase subunit KdpB, translating into MTPVAAREASSEGHTGGGGTHQPERRVSGGLLDPQQLLRSVPDAVRKLDPRQLVHNPVMLVVEAGSVLATVLAVTDPSVFAWAIVVWLWLTVIFANLAEATAEGRGKAQAATLREARTTTTARRLGRGGAEEHVPATELRLGDVVVVEAGEVIPGDGDVIEGVASVDESAITGESAPVIRESGGDRSAVTGGTRVLSDRVLVRITSKPGETFIDRMIALVEGASRQKTPNEIALDILLSSLTIIFLLVVVTLQPFAVYSGAEQSLVTLVALLVCLIPTTIGALLSAIGIAGMDRLVQRNVLAMSGRAVEASGDVDTLLLDKTGTITFGNRQATELLPVPRVPVAELAEAAQLSSLSDETPEGRSIVTLARRFGLPGEGDAELAGAEFVPFTAQTRMSGVDLPGNAGRPERLVRKGASSAVGAWVREQGGTIPPDVEAQVDRVSEAGGTPLVVAESVDGRARALGVIALSDVVKPGMRERFDQLRAMGIRTVMVTGDNPLTARAIAAEAGVDDFLAEATPEDKMALIRREQAGGRLVAMTGDGTNDAPALAQADVGVAMNTGTSAAKEAGNMVDLDSDPTKLIDIVEIGKQLLITRGALTTFSLANDLAKYFAILPAMFVAAFPGLDALNIMRLHSPESAITSAVVFNALVIVALIPLALRGVRYVPSSASALLRRNLLVYGLGGVVTPFVGIKLLDLVISQLPGMS; encoded by the coding sequence ATGACGCCGGTCGCCGCGCGCGAGGCTTCGAGCGAGGGCCACACCGGGGGCGGGGGCACGCACCAGCCGGAGCGCCGGGTGAGCGGCGGCCTGCTCGATCCCCAGCAGCTGCTCCGCTCGGTGCCGGACGCGGTCCGCAAGCTCGACCCGCGCCAGCTGGTGCACAACCCCGTGATGCTCGTCGTGGAGGCCGGCTCGGTGCTCGCGACGGTCCTGGCCGTGACCGACCCGAGCGTCTTCGCCTGGGCGATCGTGGTCTGGCTCTGGCTGACGGTGATCTTCGCGAACCTCGCCGAGGCGACCGCGGAGGGCCGGGGGAAGGCGCAGGCGGCCACCCTGCGGGAGGCCCGCACCACCACGACCGCGCGGAGGCTGGGCCGCGGGGGCGCCGAGGAGCACGTCCCCGCGACGGAGCTGCGGCTCGGCGACGTCGTCGTGGTCGAGGCGGGCGAGGTCATCCCCGGTGACGGCGACGTGATCGAGGGCGTCGCCAGCGTCGACGAGTCGGCGATCACCGGCGAGTCCGCCCCGGTGATTCGCGAGTCCGGCGGCGACCGCTCGGCCGTGACCGGCGGCACGCGGGTGCTCTCCGACCGGGTCCTCGTCCGCATCACGAGCAAGCCCGGCGAGACCTTCATCGACCGGATGATCGCGCTGGTCGAGGGCGCCTCGCGGCAGAAGACCCCCAACGAGATCGCCCTCGACATCCTGCTCTCGAGCCTGACCATCATCTTTCTGCTGGTGGTCGTGACGTTGCAGCCGTTCGCCGTCTACTCCGGCGCCGAGCAGTCGCTCGTCACGCTCGTCGCGCTGCTCGTCTGCCTCATCCCGACCACGATCGGCGCCCTGCTGTCCGCCATCGGCATCGCCGGCATGGACCGGCTCGTGCAACGCAACGTCCTGGCCATGTCCGGCCGCGCCGTGGAGGCGTCCGGGGACGTCGACACCCTGCTGCTGGACAAGACGGGGACGATCACCTTCGGCAACCGGCAGGCGACCGAGCTCCTCCCGGTGCCGCGGGTGCCGGTCGCCGAGCTGGCCGAGGCCGCGCAGCTGTCCAGCCTGTCCGACGAGACGCCCGAGGGCCGGTCCATCGTGACCCTCGCCCGACGGTTCGGGCTGCCCGGCGAGGGCGATGCGGAGCTCGCCGGGGCCGAGTTCGTCCCCTTCACGGCGCAGACCAGGATGTCCGGCGTCGACCTGCCGGGGAACGCCGGCCGTCCCGAGCGGCTCGTCCGCAAGGGTGCCTCCTCGGCCGTCGGGGCCTGGGTGCGAGAGCAGGGCGGCACGATCCCGCCGGACGTCGAGGCCCAGGTGGACCGGGTGTCGGAGGCCGGGGGCACCCCGCTCGTCGTCGCCGAGTCCGTGGACGGGCGGGCGCGCGCCCTCGGCGTGATCGCGCTGAGCGACGTGGTCAAGCCGGGCATGCGCGAGCGCTTCGACCAGCTGCGCGCCATGGGCATCCGCACGGTCATGGTCACCGGGGACAACCCGCTCACTGCACGGGCGATCGCCGCCGAGGCGGGCGTCGACGACTTCCTCGCGGAGGCCACCCCCGAGGACAAGATGGCGCTCATCCGGCGCGAGCAGGCCGGCGGGCGGCTGGTCGCGATGACCGGGGACGGCACCAACGACGCCCCGGCGCTCGCACAGGCCGACGTCGGCGTCGCCATGAACACGGGGACGTCGGCCGCCAAGGAGGCCGGCAACATGGTCGACCTCGACTCGGACCCGACGAAGCTCATCGACATCGTCGAGATCGGCAAGCAGCTGCTCATCACCCGCGGCGCGCTCACCACGTTCTCGCTGGCCAACGACCTCGCGAAGTACTTCGCGATCCTGCCGGCGATGTTCGTCGCGGCCTTCCCCGGCCTGGACGCGCTCAACATCATGCGGCTGCACAGCCCTGAGTCCGCCATCACGTCCGCGGTCGTCTTCAACGCCCTCGTCATCGTCGCGCTGATCCCGCTCGCGCTGCGCGGCGTGCGCTACGTGCCGTCCTCCGCGTCGGCCCTGCTGCGCCGCAACCTGCTGGTCTACGGCCTGGGCGGCGTCGTCACGCCGTTCGTCGGCATCAAGCTCCTCGACCTCGTCATCTCCCAGCTTCCCGGGATGTCCTGA
- the kdpA gene encoding potassium-transporting ATPase subunit KdpA, producing the protein MNGTTSFVLSVAGLVAALALAHRPLGDHMARVYAAPRHLRAERVVYKLVGVDPEADQRWPVYLRSVLAFSVVSVLALYALQRVQDHLPLSLGFAGVEPDQAFNTAASFVSNTNWQSYSGEAAMGHLTQVGGLAVQNFVSAAVGMSVAVALVRGFARSRTERLGNFWVDLTRTCIRVLLPLSFVAAVALVACGVIQNVHGFTDVQTLAGGSQSIPGGPVASQEAIKELGTNGGGFFNANSAHPFEGPTAFASWFQVFLILLIPFSMPRTFGKLVGDVRQGYAIVATMGLIWAASLVAMYVVESAHPGTVPQAVGASSEGKETRFGVGLSSLFATSTTMTSTGAVNSFHDSFTSLGGGLTLLNMQLGEVTPGGVGGGLYGMLVLAVVAVFLAGLMVGRTPEYLGKKLAPREMKLASLYILVMPATVLSLTAVAVALDGPRSSMLNTGAHGFSEVLYAFTSAANNNGSAFAGISVNTGFYNTTLGLAMLIGRFVPIILVLALAGSLAKQAPVPATGGTLPTHRGLFVGLLSGVVLIVAGLTFLPALALGPLAEGL; encoded by the coding sequence GTGAACGGAACGACGTCGTTCGTCCTCTCGGTCGCCGGGCTGGTCGCGGCGCTCGCGCTGGCCCACCGGCCGCTCGGGGACCACATGGCCCGGGTGTACGCCGCTCCTCGCCACCTGCGGGCGGAGCGGGTCGTCTACAAGCTGGTCGGGGTGGACCCGGAGGCCGACCAGCGCTGGCCGGTGTACCTGCGCTCGGTCCTCGCCTTCTCCGTGGTCAGCGTCCTCGCCCTGTACGCCCTGCAGCGCGTCCAGGATCACCTGCCGCTCTCGCTCGGCTTCGCCGGGGTCGAGCCCGACCAGGCGTTCAACACGGCCGCGTCGTTCGTCTCGAACACGAACTGGCAGTCCTACTCCGGCGAGGCGGCGATGGGCCACCTCACCCAGGTGGGCGGCCTGGCGGTCCAGAACTTCGTCTCGGCCGCGGTCGGCATGTCCGTCGCGGTGGCGCTGGTCCGCGGGTTCGCGCGCTCGCGCACCGAGCGGCTCGGCAACTTCTGGGTGGACCTGACCCGCACCTGCATCCGGGTCCTCCTTCCGCTCTCGTTCGTCGCGGCGGTGGCTCTCGTCGCCTGCGGCGTCATCCAGAACGTCCACGGCTTCACCGACGTGCAGACTCTCGCGGGCGGCTCGCAGTCGATCCCGGGCGGCCCCGTCGCATCGCAGGAGGCCATCAAGGAGCTCGGCACGAACGGCGGCGGGTTCTTCAACGCGAACTCGGCCCACCCGTTCGAGGGGCCGACGGCCTTCGCCTCGTGGTTCCAGGTCTTCCTGATCCTGCTGATCCCGTTCAGCATGCCGCGCACCTTCGGAAAGCTCGTCGGCGACGTACGCCAGGGCTACGCCATCGTCGCCACGATGGGCCTCATCTGGGCCGCCTCGCTGGTCGCGATGTACGTCGTGGAGTCCGCGCACCCCGGCACGGTCCCGCAGGCGGTCGGGGCTTCCTCGGAGGGGAAGGAGACCCGCTTCGGCGTCGGGCTGTCGTCGCTGTTCGCCACGTCGACGACGATGACCTCGACGGGTGCGGTCAACTCGTTCCACGACTCCTTCACCTCGTTGGGCGGCGGGCTGACCCTGCTCAACATGCAGCTGGGGGAGGTGACGCCCGGCGGCGTCGGCGGCGGCCTCTACGGGATGCTGGTCCTCGCGGTCGTCGCGGTCTTCCTCGCCGGCCTGATGGTGGGGCGTACGCCGGAGTACCTCGGCAAGAAGCTCGCCCCGAGGGAGATGAAGCTGGCTTCGCTCTACATCCTCGTCATGCCGGCGACCGTGCTGTCGCTCACGGCGGTCGCGGTCGCTCTCGACGGGCCGCGCTCCTCGATGCTCAACACCGGGGCGCACGGCTTCTCCGAGGTGCTCTACGCGTTCACGTCGGCGGCGAACAACAACGGCAGCGCCTTCGCCGGCATCAGCGTCAACACCGGCTTCTACAACACGACGCTCGGGCTCGCGATGCTCATCGGCCGGTTCGTGCCCATCATCCTCGTGCTGGCGCTGGCCGGGTCGTTGGCGAAGCAGGCACCGGTGCCGGCCACCGGCGGGACGCTCCCGACCCACCGCGGCCTCTTCGTCGGGCTGCTGAGCGGCGTCGTCCTCATCGTCGCGGGGCTGACCTTCCTGCCGGCGCTCGCGCTCGGGCCGCTCGCGGAGGGGCTGTGA
- the kdpF gene encoding K(+)-transporting ATPase subunit F, whose amino-acid sequence MSAENVIGLIVAVGLIGYLVVALLFPERL is encoded by the coding sequence GTGAGCGCCGAGAACGTCATCGGCCTGATCGTCGCGGTCGGCCTCATCGGCTACCTGGTCGTGGCGCTGCTCTTCCCCGAGAGGCTCTGA
- a CDS encoding response regulator, which yields MTRALVVDDEPQILRALRINLRARAYEVETAATGAEALAVAARARPDLVILDLGLPDMDGVEVIRGLRGWSTVPILVLSGRADSLDKVEALDAGADDYVTKPFDIEELLARARAVARRAAPGDDSAVVRIGTMTVDLAARRVIRDGDGPEEDRQVRLTPTEWGLLQALLRHPGRLVSQRQLLHEVWGSAYNDETNYLRQYMAQLRRKLEPDTDRPRHLLTEPGMGYRFQP from the coding sequence GTGACCCGGGCCCTGGTCGTGGACGACGAGCCGCAGATCCTGCGCGCGCTGCGCATCAACCTGCGGGCGCGGGCGTACGAGGTGGAGACCGCCGCCACCGGGGCCGAGGCGCTGGCGGTCGCGGCACGCGCCCGACCCGACCTCGTCATCCTCGACCTCGGCCTGCCGGACATGGACGGCGTCGAGGTGATCCGCGGGCTGCGCGGCTGGAGCACCGTGCCGATCCTGGTGCTGTCCGGCAGGGCCGACTCCCTGGACAAGGTCGAGGCCCTGGACGCGGGGGCCGACGACTACGTGACCAAGCCCTTCGACATCGAGGAGCTGCTGGCGCGCGCCCGGGCGGTGGCGCGACGGGCGGCACCGGGCGACGACAGCGCGGTCGTGCGCATCGGGACGATGACGGTCGATCTCGCCGCCCGCCGGGTGATCCGCGACGGCGACGGCCCGGAGGAGGACCGGCAGGTACGCCTCACCCCCACCGAGTGGGGGCTGCTGCAGGCGCTGCTGCGCCACCCCGGCCGGCTGGTGTCGCAGCGCCAGCTGCTGCACGAGGTGTGGGGCTCGGCGTACAACGACGAGACGAACTACCTGCGCCAGTACATGGCCCAGCTGCGGCGCAAGCTCGAGCCGGACACGGACCGGCCGCGGCACCTGCTCACCGAGCCCGGGATGGGCTACCGGTTCCAGCCGTAG
- a CDS encoding hybrid sensor histidine kinase/response regulator yields MSPGDLRVYGLSAGLALLTAGLLPAMPAAEATWALALLLAVAFFCTESMPVHFGMRKNAISVTFTEVPLVVGLALCSPMLLVTARTLSMVAAVVLTQRQRGSKVAFNSVQAAFETAVGVLAFAALRPHGTEEVLPLWGTALAVTLAVCLLSSVTLTLAISLHVGALELAAFDRGLTVSLTAAAGNATAAVVMLGAYWHDSATVLPIVAVSAALVLVYRAYSGLRNRHRSMERLNHFTRSVYVGASGDRALETVLLEARELVEAEYAEIVLPGPDGGAERLALRGDGTFSVDRACAIWTSTTDAHAFHVAARGTQRGEHDRAHLAARGLRDCVVAVLPGVHGHLLVGNRLGDYSTFGDSDGRLLETAATHVGIALENARLLEDVRLSAEAAELARDEAERARDEAEQARAAAEQASSAKSEFLSRMSHELRTPLNAILGFGQLLELGDLAAEDQENTEQIMKAGRHLLNLINEVLDVVRIESGRLSLSLEPVVLEEVVQESVDLVRPAALSRDVRIECTAGGIAVRADRQRLKQTLVNLLSNAVKYNVDSGRVRVRAELVAGAGGARPRVHVSVEDTGRGIASEHLDDVFTPFERLGAEATDVEGTGIGLSLTRTLVEAMDGRIGVESEPGRGSTFWFELPYAGAGDLPAVTGAGAAVPAPDGTAPDSRKTVLYIEDNPSNVRLVRRILERRPHLRLVVNGDGAQGLAAARALEPAMVLLDLHLPSLHGAEVLAELRADPSELVRATPVTVLTADLSSGNERRLLEAGATHFLPKPLDVQRLLDIVDQEVPAP; encoded by the coding sequence GTGTCCCCCGGCGACCTGCGCGTCTACGGCCTCAGCGCCGGCCTGGCCCTGCTGACGGCGGGCCTGCTCCCGGCGATGCCGGCGGCGGAGGCGACCTGGGCGCTCGCGCTGCTGCTCGCCGTCGCGTTCTTCTGCACCGAGAGCATGCCCGTGCACTTCGGGATGCGGAAGAACGCCATCTCGGTGACCTTCACCGAGGTGCCGCTCGTCGTCGGCCTGGCTCTCTGCTCGCCGATGCTGCTCGTGACGGCGCGGACGCTCTCCATGGTGGCCGCGGTGGTCCTCACGCAGCGGCAGCGAGGCAGCAAGGTCGCCTTCAACAGCGTGCAGGCCGCGTTCGAGACAGCCGTCGGCGTGCTGGCCTTCGCCGCGCTCCGCCCGCACGGCACCGAGGAGGTGCTCCCCCTGTGGGGCACCGCGCTCGCCGTGACGCTCGCGGTCTGCCTCCTCAGCAGCGTGACGTTGACACTCGCCATCTCGCTGCACGTCGGAGCGCTCGAGCTCGCGGCGTTCGACCGTGGCCTCACGGTCAGCCTCACCGCGGCGGCCGGCAATGCGACGGCCGCCGTCGTCATGCTCGGGGCCTACTGGCACGACAGCGCCACGGTGCTGCCCATCGTGGCCGTCAGCGCGGCCCTGGTCCTCGTCTACCGGGCGTACTCCGGGCTGCGCAACCGCCATCGCAGCATGGAGCGGCTCAACCACTTCACCCGCTCGGTGTACGTCGGCGCGAGCGGCGACCGGGCGCTGGAGACCGTCCTGCTCGAGGCGCGCGAGCTCGTCGAGGCCGAGTACGCGGAGATCGTTCTGCCCGGGCCCGACGGCGGCGCCGAGCGGCTGGCCCTGCGCGGGGACGGCACCTTCAGCGTCGACCGCGCCTGCGCGATCTGGACGTCAACGACCGACGCGCACGCCTTCCACGTCGCAGCCCGCGGGACCCAGCGCGGGGAGCACGACCGGGCGCACCTGGCCGCACGGGGCCTGCGCGACTGCGTCGTCGCGGTCCTTCCCGGCGTGCACGGGCACCTGCTGGTCGGCAACCGGCTCGGGGACTACTCGACGTTCGGCGACAGCGACGGGCGCCTGCTCGAGACCGCGGCGACCCACGTCGGCATCGCGCTGGAGAACGCCCGGCTGCTGGAGGACGTGCGGCTCTCGGCAGAGGCCGCCGAGCTGGCGCGGGACGAGGCCGAGCGGGCGCGGGACGAGGCCGAGCAGGCCCGTGCCGCGGCCGAGCAGGCCAGCTCGGCGAAGAGCGAGTTCCTCTCCCGGATGTCGCACGAGCTGCGGACGCCGCTGAACGCGATCCTCGGGTTCGGCCAGCTGCTCGAGCTCGGGGACCTGGCCGCGGAGGACCAGGAGAACACCGAGCAGATCATGAAGGCCGGGCGGCACCTGCTGAACCTCATCAACGAGGTGCTGGACGTCGTACGCATCGAGTCCGGCCGGCTGTCGCTCTCCCTCGAGCCCGTCGTGCTGGAGGAGGTGGTGCAGGAGAGCGTCGACCTCGTGCGCCCGGCCGCGCTCAGCCGGGACGTGCGCATCGAGTGCACGGCCGGTGGCATCGCCGTGCGGGCCGACCGGCAACGGCTGAAGCAGACATTGGTGAACCTGCTGTCCAATGCGGTGAAGTACAACGTCGACTCCGGCCGGGTCCGGGTCCGCGCCGAGCTGGTGGCAGGGGCGGGTGGCGCGCGCCCGCGGGTGCACGTGTCGGTGGAGGACACCGGCCGGGGCATCGCGTCCGAGCACCTCGACGACGTGTTCACGCCGTTCGAGCGCCTGGGCGCGGAGGCCACCGACGTCGAGGGCACCGGCATCGGCCTGTCGCTGACCCGCACGCTGGTCGAGGCGATGGACGGCCGGATCGGCGTGGAGAGCGAGCCGGGCCGCGGGAGCACCTTCTGGTTCGAGCTGCCGTACGCCGGGGCGGGCGACCTGCCGGCCGTCACCGGCGCGGGAGCGGCGGTGCCGGCACCGGACGGGACGGCACCGGACTCCCGCAAGACCGTGCTCTACATCGAGGACAACCCCTCCAACGTCCGCCTCGTACGACGGATCCTGGAGCGCAGGCCGCACCTGCGGCTCGTGGTCAACGGCGACGGCGCGCAGGGGCTCGCCGCGGCGCGGGCGCTGGAGCCCGCGATGGTGCTGCTGGACCTGCACCTGCCGAGCCTGCACGGGGCCGAGGTCCTGGCCGAGCTGCGCGCCGACCCCTCCGAGCTCGTCCGCGCGACCCCCGTCACCGTGCTCACGGCGGACCTGTCGTCCGGCAACGAGCGCCGCCTGCTCGAGGCCGGCGCCACGCACTTTCTCCCGAAGCCGCTGGACGTGCAGCGGTTGCTGGACATCGTCGACCAGGAGGTACCGGCACCATGA